Below is a genomic region from Raphanus sativus cultivar WK10039 chromosome 4, ASM80110v3, whole genome shotgun sequence.
acaaattcggtgatcataagttggaaatttgtttaaaatatatttatatttttcaaaatcgttctaaatgataatgattgttgtcaaaattaataattttagaattagaaaaccggtgttaataacagtatcaaacatggaaataatcgatgcagtatcaaacaaagaaataatcgcaggccgaaattaaattaggaaaccggtgattaatgacaaaccaaaaaataattaagaagaaactgGCGCAGAATGTCCAgaatatccttaatgaatacaaaagaaatattCTTCGGTAggggtaaaaagagtaaaaatccaaaacatgcttgtactttaatagtatagattttatcAATGCAAAATAAGAAGTATGATTGTGAATCATTTAGTGATAGATTGTAAACGGACTAGCCTTGTAGTTTTCTGAAAGCTCGACAAAAAATATGCTTGTCATTTTTATGACCTCCTGACGACAACCATATATATAGAGTTGTGTACAATTGCAAGTTTTGCTAGATATTCTTTGCATAATGAAAGAGTGGTGTACAGTATATGTATGTTagtttcaatatttaatattggACTTTGTTGGCAAAATAGAATCTAATATTGGATTTGTAATCTGTATTTATATGGTAATTGACCATATCTATATTTCACATTAAGGGTTCCTTCCATATATGAAATTATTGTCGTTAATGGCATATGATATTTTGCTCCTTTATGTGGCGATCTGATGATCCAGATTCTTTAGTGGTATAAAATTACGACGCAAATCTCGtcacatattatattaattagattttaatcaatttatattaatagTTATTCTTTTaatctcattttattttatttttactagctcaagttttttttttccttttataaaaagCTAATTGACGACGAGAAGCAGGAGAGAATCTAGACTTTTGTATGCACAAAtggtaaaagaaagaaaaactatgcAAACGTGAAAATAAGAACTTCAAAACTCCCTTGAAAATTCAGTGAGTAATCACTGGATTCttacaaaattcaaaaaccTCCTTTTATCCTTGATCCTCTTCTGCTGATACTAATAAATAGCAGAGAGAACTTAAATCAAataaagcaaaaacaaaaaaaaagatacaagcAGAAAACCCTAACAGACTAAAGAAAGAAGGGTTTTGCTTGATCTCGACGTagttttataaaacaaaactacaTAAAATCCTAATAATAACTGTAACCATATCCACCCGGATAAGAATACTGATGTTGGTAAGGTTGCATAGCCGGCGGCCCTGCAGGCCAATAAGGCGTTGATTGGCCAAAGTAAGAGTTTTGATAGCTGTTGCCAAAATTAGAATGATGATGTATTCCGGTTTTCACAAAGGCCATTTCAGCATCTTTGCCTTTCCTCGAAGCCATCAATTTCAATAGCTTGTTTGGGTCGCCTTGACCCGTTACGTATGCCATTCCTTCGTCCACGTCTATCCAAAAGTTTCCTCCTAAACCataaataaaaactcataatcagaaaataaattatttgagaCGGTATATAAATGTCAAAATGTGTGTATACGAAATGAAAGTGTACAAACCTCTGATTTTCTTGAGAATTTTCGTCATGCTCTTGTGCCACTCGGGTGAGTTAGTGTTCAATTTGAACCCACAAGTCTGCAAGAAAACGTTCGAATAATCTTAAAAAAGGTAACATACAAATAGCAAGAATTATAAATACATGAAATGAGAACACATGACGATTAAAAACGGACCAGCCTTGTCGTCCGACGATTTGAGAAAAACATGCTTGTcatcttttatataaatgaacTCGTGAAGAAGACTATGTATGTAGTTGAAAGTTTTTGTTTTCCTGTGAAAAAAATGAACGGGAACggtgtatatatttatattaattggCTTCGATGATGCAATACTGGATATTTAAATCTGTATCTAATATGGTAATTACCATATCCATATTTTACATAATGGGTTTCATATTTGGAATCAGTGTCGTTAATGGGATAATATTTGCTTTCCTTATGTGGCATACTTTGGGATTACTGTCGTTAGAAAATTAGAACACAAGTCTCTCTCCAGCTCCATATCTTCAGACAATAAACACACATATTTTGTTTATTGCAATCTACgtgattttagttttaatacGATATACAGAATAACGTATTATGGGCCTTTATTAGGCCAACGTAGAACACCACAGTCATTAGCCCAATTATAATTTTTCGGCCCATTATAGCTCACTGTGGTATTCAGGGTTTAGCGGAGAGTCAAAGCATCGCAATCTCTTCCGTTAATGCTTTTGGTGAAATGGGTTTCGGTGCGATTAGATCGATTCTCCGACCACTGTCGAGAACCCTAGCTTCGCGTGTCGTCTCTAGCCGCTCCTCTACGCCTGCGATTCCGGCTGCGAGACACGAGGTATGGTCCTCCTTCTCCGGTGGATCGAGGTTGCCATGGATTCCGATGGCAAATCATTTTCATAGCTTGAGCTTAACCGATACTCGGCTCCCGAAGAGACGGCCCATGAGTCATCCCAAGAAGAAAAGATTCAAACTTAAACCTCCAGGTTTGTCTTAGTTGCGCTTAAAGATTGATGTTAATGTATCCATTTTAACTAGGGGGTTTTAGCATGAAGAATCTTTtgtgttacttttttttttggtggaacTTGTGATTGTGTGTTTAAAGCTAAAGTTGAGAGTGTTCTTACTTAAAGAAGTTTATGTTAGACAGAGAATATTATAATATGGTTTGGATtgaataaaattgtttttgagGAAAATGCAGGGCCTTATGCATATGTTCAGTATACACCTGGCGAGCCAATTGCTTCAAACAATCCCAGCAAGGGTAGTGTCAAAAGAAGGAATGCTAAGAAGCGCATAGGGCAGCGCCGTGCTTTCATACTGGTATGTGTGCTTTCTCTCTCAAGTTTGTcgtcttttaaaaaaaagatattgaaGTCTTTTGCATATATGTACATTTGGTAGggtgttatttttttatttttatttttattatagatgAGTAATGTGGTTTACTAATGAGATAAGTCTTAATACTTTTTCACAgtctgagaagaagaagagacaagCGCTGGTGCAAGAggcgaagaggaagaagagaatcaaGGAAGTGGAACGCAAGATGGCTAAAGTCGCAAGGGAGCGAGCTTGGGAAGAAAGGCTGGCTGAGCTTCAGCGACtcgaagaagagaagaagaagtcaATGTCTTCTTGAATTGCTTTTTttcattcatccaaaaaaaaacatagaataaatctcttttcttttgaattaGGTTTTGCTCCTACCTTCTTTGTTGTGTTGCCGAGATTCACTCACTCTTGTCTGTCCCTCTACTGTTTCGTAAGAACCGAGAGTTACTTGACGTTTCTTGTCTTTTATAATCTCAGTCATGTGTTTCTTCTTTCTGGAAACTTGTCGAGAGTCTTTTATTCACGTCAACTGGAAGTAACTGAAATCCATGACTCAGAGATCGTTACGTAACATTCAAAATCTCAAATTCTTGTAATAAAAGTCTTCACTAGGTTCATCCCTTCCATCATATCAAGAATCATGAAAACAAGCTTagtgagagagaagaagatcaagacCAACGGGATTTGGTTAAACGTTGCTGAGAAAGGAGACGAAAGAGGACCTTTGGTTCTGTTACTCCATGGCTTCCCCGAGACATGGTTCTCGTGGCGTCACCAGATCGATTTCTTGTCCAGCCATGGCTACCACGTGGTTGCTCCAGACCTCAGAGGCTACGGTGACTCCGAGTTCCTTCCAAGCCACGAGTCTTACACTGTGAGCCACCTTGTCGCTGATGTCATCGGTTTGCTTGATCACTACGGCACTGCTCAGGTTAGATATAGagattttacatttttgataaaaagaagaaaaaaaattagaggattacaattattgtttttgtttcttactGGTTAAATAGGCTTTTGTGGCTGGACATGACTGGGGATCAGTTATAGGTTGGTCTCTATGCTTGTTTAGACCAGACAGAGTCAAAGGTTTCATAAGTCTCTCTGTTCCATATTCTCCAAGAGATCCAAACCTCAAACCTTCAGAGTTTTCCAAAACCTTTGGAGATGGGTTATACATCACTCAGTTTCAGGTAAACTTTTCAAGATTTGTTGTGGTTTTGTTTCTATCATCTTCGTCTGATTCAGTTCCTTGTTTATTTTACAAGAAACCTGGAAGAGCTGAGGCTGCATTTGCCAAGCATGATTGCAAGACGGTTATGAAGAAGTTCTTGCTAACGACGAGAACAGATTTCATGGTGGCTCCTCCCGGTACAGAGATCATCGATGACCTTGAGATTCCATCGAAGATTCCAGAGTGGATAACAGAAGAGGAGATTCAGGTTTATGCAGACAAGTTTCAGAGATCTGGATTCACTGGCCCGTTGAATTACTACAGAGCCATGGATCTGTAAGTTTTCAATCTTCCCATTAGTGTGTCCTTCTTGTTATTGGCGCAAATTGTGATCAAAATTTTCAGGAACTGGGAGATATTGGCGCCGTGGGAAGGCTCCAAGATCCTTGTTCCGACAAAGTTTATCGCCGGAGACAAAGATAT
It encodes:
- the LOC108848893 gene encoding uncharacterized protein LOC108848893, translated to MKTSLVREKKIKTNGIWLNVAEKGDERGPLVLLLHGFPETWFSWRHQIDFLSSHGYHVVAPDLRGYGDSEFLPSHESYTVSHLVADVIGLLDHYGTAQAFVAGHDWGSVIGWSLCLFRPDRVKGFISLSVPYSPRDPNLKPSEFSKTFGDGLYITQFQKPGRAEAAFAKHDCKTVMKKFLLTTRTDFMVAPPGTEIIDDLEIPSKIPEWITEEEIQVYADKFQRSGFTGPLNYYRAMDLNWEILAPWEGSKILVPTKFIAGDKDIGANETMGYVKGEMFKSHVPNVEVVVIEDGHHFIQQEKAKQVSEEILSFFNKLCTTTE
- the LOC108848894 gene encoding uncharacterized protein LOC108848894; this encodes MGFGAIRSILRPLSRTLASRVVSSRSSTPAIPAARHEVWSSFSGGSRLPWIPMANHFHSLSLTDTRLPKRRPMSHPKKKRFKLKPPGPYAYVQYTPGEPIASNNPSKGSVKRRNAKKRIGQRRAFILSEKKKRQALVQEAKRKKRIKEVERKMAKVARERAWEERLAELQRLEEEKKKSMSS
- the LOC108850197 gene encoding uncharacterized protein LOC108850197 → MTSMFFSNRRTTRLTCGFKLNTNSPEWHKSMTKILKKIRGGNFWIDVDEGMAYVTGQGDPNKLLKLMASRKGKDAEMAFVKTGIHHHSNFGNSYQNSYFGQSTPYWPAGPPAMQPYQHQYSYPGGYGYSYY